From Spiroplasma endosymbiont of Amphimallon solstitiale:
ATCATTAAAAGCATTGGGAAATAAAGTTATAATTGTGAATTGGTTTTTAGTCATTATTAATTAATCCTTCAATAATATTAAAATAAACTTTTTGTTCTTCTTTATTAATTTTATTAATAAATACTTTATTATTAGGAATAAAAAAGGTTTTTTTATTAGTCATTTTTATTTCTCATAAACCTTGATGATTATTATCCAAGAAAGCAATAACTTTTCCTAAAAAAGCATTATTATTAGCATCAAATGCTTCATAATTTAGAATATCTTCATAAAATCAAGGTAAGTTGTCATTAATTATTTCTTCAGTATTAATAACTAAATTTTTATTTTTCATACCTTCTACTAACTCAATAGTATTATAATTTTCAAATGTTAATAATAAAAACTGCTTATGATTTCTTACTCTTGAAATAATTAAAGGTGTTAGTTGTTTAGTTTCTTCTAAATAAACTGTTGTTTTTTCTTTTCATGAAAATTTATTACCATAATAATTACATAAAACCTTAACTTCACCAATAAGACCATGAGTATTAACAATAGTACCTAACTCTAAATATTTCATCTTAAAACTCATTAATTACTAATTTAATAGTATTGTTTTCTAAATATGCCTTGCTTTCAATAATTGTTGATAATGCACGAATAGTATTTCCTTTTTTACCAATCAATACTGATATTAATGATTTTGGTACCATTAATATTAAATCATAGTGATTTTTTTCTACTAATTCGCGAATCTCAACTTCACAAATTTTATCAAGTAAAATTGGTTCAATTAAACGTTCTAACAATGTTACATACATATTAATTAATCACTTGTAGCATATTTTAATATTAAGTAGCGGGTGCTTCTTCTTTTTTAATAGAATTAGTAGTAGCAGTTTTTTTATTTTTTACAGTAACTTTTTTTGTTATTTTTTTAGGTTTGCTACTTTTTCTCTCTTGTCTTAAATTATGAAATTTAGTCATAATTCCTTCTGCTGATAATAAACTACGAACAGTTTCTGTTGGTTGAGCACCATTTGATAAAAATTTTAATGCTTTTACTTCATCGATAGTTACTTGTTTTTCTTTGCTTGTTGGATTATAAGTACCTAATTTATCAATATATCTACCATTAAGTTTTGTTCTTGCATCAATCACAACAATTCTGTAACTAGGTTGCACTGATTTACTTTTTCCTGTTGGTATTAAGCGTAATTTAACCATAAATTACCTCCTTCTATTAATTTGTGGCAAATAAACCTTTTTAATAATATCTTATTCACATAATGATGTCAAGTTAAAA
This genomic window contains:
- the rimM gene encoding ribosome maturation factor RimM (Essential for efficient processing of 16S rRNA) is translated as MSFKMKYLELGTIVNTHGLIGEVKVLCNYYGNKFSWKEKTTVYLEETKQLTPLIISRVRNHKQFLLLTFENYNTIELVEGMKNKNLVINTEEIINDNLPWFYEDILNYEAFDANNNAFLGKVIAFLDNNHQGLWEIKMTNKKTFFIPNNKVFINKINKEEQKVYFNIIEGLINND
- a CDS encoding KH domain-containing protein, with the protein product MYVTLLERLIEPILLDKICEVEIRELVEKNHYDLILMVPKSLISVLIGKKGNTIRALSTIIESKAYLENNTIKLVINEF